In Halorussus limi, a genomic segment contains:
- a CDS encoding sugar phosphate isomerase/epimerase family protein: protein MTDDAGVRRGYVTQTHTGAVSWDEALRQASAVGFDFAELYLDGATERTRLDPGSVGSAAAEEGLDLLVHLPFVDLEIGSPRDPVREGSLSEQRACIEAAAEMGAEKAVLHAGTSARPPEWQLDEIAPILLDSIRILDRFAADRGVEICVENLPGVPFTVHHLDRVFEETEASATFDTGHARVDGMDADEMADFLDAHGDRVSHVHVNDAREDADEHVPTGSGTTDFETALAPLREDWTGTVSVEVYTFDFDYLELSAEKLDAVL, encoded by the coding sequence GTGACCGACGACGCCGGAGTCCGCCGGGGGTACGTCACCCAGACCCACACCGGAGCGGTCTCGTGGGACGAGGCGCTCCGGCAAGCGTCCGCGGTCGGGTTCGACTTCGCTGAACTCTACCTGGACGGCGCGACCGAGCGCACGCGACTCGACCCCGGTTCGGTCGGGTCGGCGGCGGCAGAGGAGGGACTCGACCTGCTGGTCCACCTCCCGTTCGTGGACCTCGAAATCGGGTCGCCCCGGGACCCGGTCCGGGAGGGGTCGCTGTCCGAACAGCGCGCCTGCATCGAGGCCGCCGCCGAGATGGGCGCGGAGAAGGCGGTGCTCCACGCCGGGACCAGCGCCCGGCCGCCGGAGTGGCAATTGGACGAGATTGCACCCATTTTGCTCGACTCGATTCGAATCTTGGACCGGTTCGCGGCCGACCGCGGGGTGGAAATCTGCGTCGAGAACCTGCCGGGCGTCCCGTTCACGGTCCACCATCTCGACCGGGTGTTCGAGGAGACCGAGGCGAGCGCGACGTTCGACACGGGCCACGCCCGCGTGGACGGCATGGACGCCGACGAGATGGCCGACTTTCTGGACGCCCACGGCGACCGAGTCTCGCACGTCCACGTCAACGACGCCCGCGAGGACGCCGACGAACACGTGCCCACGGGGTCGGGGACGACGGACTTCGAGACGGCGCTGGCACCGCTCCGCGAGGACTGGACGGGCACGGTCTCGGTCGAGGTCTACACCTTCGACTTCGACTACCTGGAACTCAGCGCCGAGAAGTTGGACGCGGTTCTCTGA
- a CDS encoding NADPH:quinone reductase yields the protein MRAVRYHEHGGPDVLKVEDAEKPEPDDGEIRVEVRAAGVNPVDTYFREGSYEPPELPMIPGSDLAGVVDAVGEGVDDFAAGDRVFATGLGNDRQGTYAEFAVAPTDRVAHLPESVDFAQGAAAALVGVTAWRALVDHAELDPAETCLVHGGSGGVGHVAVQLADAAGARVVTTASEEYHARLEELGAHAALDYRREDLADAVVEAAGRPDAILDHRLDQYLDFDAEVGAQGVRVVGIGNTEPAAGFENIAAARGTEMALHLMSMYNTPDMAVVLRKLAQMLAEGDLDPQISARYDLDHAADAQRAVLHDSFLGKLVVEP from the coding sequence ATGCGAGCAGTCCGATACCACGAACACGGCGGACCGGACGTGCTGAAGGTCGAAGACGCAGAGAAACCTGAACCCGACGACGGGGAGATTCGGGTCGAGGTACGGGCGGCGGGCGTCAACCCGGTGGACACCTACTTCCGCGAGGGGAGCTACGAACCGCCGGAACTCCCGATGATTCCGGGGTCGGACCTCGCGGGCGTCGTAGACGCCGTCGGGGAGGGCGTGGACGACTTCGCGGCGGGCGACCGAGTGTTCGCCACCGGACTCGGCAACGACCGGCAGGGAACCTACGCCGAGTTCGCGGTCGCACCGACCGACCGCGTCGCACACCTGCCCGAGAGCGTGGACTTCGCCCAGGGCGCCGCGGCGGCGCTCGTCGGCGTGACCGCGTGGCGCGCGCTGGTGGACCACGCCGAACTCGACCCGGCCGAGACCTGCCTCGTCCACGGCGGGTCGGGCGGCGTCGGCCACGTCGCGGTCCAACTCGCCGACGCCGCAGGGGCGCGCGTCGTCACCACCGCCTCCGAGGAGTACCACGCGCGACTCGAGGAACTGGGCGCGCACGCGGCGCTGGACTACCGCCGAGAGGACCTCGCCGACGCCGTGGTCGAAGCGGCGGGCCGACCCGACGCGATTCTGGACCACCGCCTCGACCAGTACCTCGACTTCGACGCCGAGGTTGGCGCGCAGGGCGTCCGCGTCGTCGGCATCGGCAACACCGAACCCGCGGCCGGGTTCGAGAACATCGCGGCGGCCCGGGGCACGGAGATGGCGCTCCACCTGATGAGCATGTACAACACGCCGGACATGGCCGTGGTCCTGCGAAAACTGGCACAGATGCTCGCGGAGGGCGACCTCGACCCCCAGATTTCGGCGCGGTACGACCTCGACCACGCCGCGGACGCCCAGCGGGCGGTCCTCCACGACAGTTTCCTCGGGAAGTTGGTCGTGGAACCGTAG
- a CDS encoding universal stress protein, which yields MYDRILVPTDGSTETERAVEHAAELAAAHGAELHGVYVVNSATFAGLHMETSWEGVDEVLRDEGETALDRVAAIAAEYGVECSSQLLDGSPSKRIVEYAEREDCDLVVMGTHGRGGIDRLLLGSVAEGVVRACSVPVLTVQVGDDGERSTEPESESAATEESVT from the coding sequence ATGTACGACCGGATACTCGTGCCCACCGACGGTTCGACCGAGACCGAGCGCGCGGTCGAACACGCCGCCGAACTGGCGGCCGCACACGGCGCGGAACTCCACGGCGTCTACGTCGTCAACTCGGCGACGTTCGCGGGCCTCCACATGGAGACCTCGTGGGAGGGCGTGGACGAAGTCCTGCGCGACGAGGGCGAGACCGCGCTCGACCGCGTCGCGGCCATCGCGGCCGAGTACGGCGTCGAGTGCTCGTCGCAACTGCTCGACGGGTCGCCGAGCAAGCGCATCGTGGAGTACGCCGAACGCGAGGACTGCGACCTCGTGGTGATGGGCACCCACGGTCGGGGCGGCATCGACCGCCTGCTGCTGGGGAGCGTCGCGGAGGGCGTCGTCCGGGCCTGCTCGGTCCCGGTGCTGACGGTGCAGGTCGGCGACGACGGCGAGCGCTCGACGGAACCCGAGAGCGAGAGCGCGGCGACCGAGGAGTCTGTGACGTAA
- a CDS encoding glycerophosphodiester phosphodiesterase: MADDASADGGARTHIMVHTSGTTGQDAPNRADVSLIAHRGFAGVYPENTVAAVEQAAAGVAVGGTPEMVEIDVMPTADGEIVTFHDYDLGRLTDAPEELADRNVWETSYETLAELDVLGTGERVPTLAEMLDAIPDEVGVNVEFKNPGSAGVRPRENLPPEARDEQRELWQAFADDVLATLSETDHDVLVSSFAEGALAAVREADPSVPVAAVFADSIADGMEIARRYDCEAVHPPWNAIADTALFNAEYGSLGPYEDIDLVEIAHEEGRAVNAWTVERWYEADQLRQAGVDGIIADYPGVLQFGGAAD; the protein is encoded by the coding sequence GTGGCAGACGACGCCTCCGCGGACGGGGGCGCTCGAACTCACATCATGGTACACACGAGCGGAACGACAGGGCAGGACGCGCCGAATCGGGCCGACGTATCGCTCATCGCCCACCGCGGGTTCGCGGGGGTCTACCCCGAGAACACGGTGGCGGCGGTCGAACAGGCGGCCGCCGGCGTCGCGGTGGGCGGAACCCCCGAGATGGTCGAAATCGACGTGATGCCCACCGCAGACGGCGAAATCGTCACGTTCCACGACTACGACCTCGGTCGGTTGACCGACGCGCCCGAGGAACTCGCCGACCGGAACGTCTGGGAGACCTCCTACGAGACGCTCGCGGAGTTGGACGTGCTGGGCACCGGCGAGCGAGTCCCCACGCTTGCCGAGATGCTGGACGCGATTCCCGACGAGGTCGGCGTCAACGTCGAGTTCAAGAACCCGGGGTCGGCCGGCGTGCGACCCCGCGAGAACCTCCCGCCGGAGGCCCGCGACGAACAGCGCGAACTCTGGCAGGCGTTCGCCGACGACGTCCTCGCGACGCTCTCGGAGACCGACCACGACGTGTTGGTCTCGTCGTTCGCGGAGGGCGCGCTCGCGGCGGTCCGCGAGGCCGACCCCTCGGTCCCCGTCGCGGCGGTGTTCGCCGACTCCATCGCCGACGGGATGGAAATCGCCCGCCGGTACGACTGCGAGGCGGTGCATCCGCCGTGGAACGCCATCGCGGACACCGCGCTGTTCAACGCCGAGTACGGGTCGCTCGGCCCCTACGAGGACATCGACCTCGTGGAAATCGCCCACGAGGAGGGCCGCGCGGTCAACGCGTGGACCGTCGAGCGGTGGTACGAGGCCGACCAACTCCGGCAGGCGGGCGTGGACGGCATCATCGCCGACTACCCCGGCGTCCTCCAGTTCGGCGGCGCGGCGGATTGA
- a CDS encoding HAD-IIA family hydrolase, with amino-acid sequence MNGVILAAGIGSRLRPLTLQKPKSCIEVDGTPVLAHQLRAYADAGVTDVTVVAGYLADEVRALCEGVADARPELDVTVVESEVFANTDNMYSLYLAREAVAGEPFVLTNGDVVFDPELLGDLLDADAGSAVATDTATYSEEAMKVTVGDDGRVTHIAKDVPEEAAYGVSTDAYRFSAAFSEMLFEEITRTVEREGNYGDWTEAAIDRLVRDRDHDVATADVSGRRWVEIDDFEDLRTADRRFASLSPLGEKEAVFFDLDGTVYLDDELVTGADEVVASLREAGVDVYFLTNNSSKWKDDYADRLSNIGVPADPEDVLLSTDGVIQHLRRTDPDGAFVLGTEAMADALADAGVDVVEDPESGDDAPDAVVVGFDTELTYEKARKATLAVRDGATFLLAHPDTVCPTAEGFVPDCGAIGAMIETATDQTPARVFGKPNAEMVAPVLDAEGYAPEDVAVVGDRLETDVRLAENVGCESVCVLSGDATREEVEASDRSPTLVAPTIADLSEFVRGDEADTDEAAADPEQSVASTDGGAEQ; translated from the coding sequence GTGAATGGGGTAATCTTAGCGGCTGGTATCGGGTCTCGACTCCGGCCGCTCACGCTTCAGAAGCCTAAATCTTGTATCGAAGTCGACGGCACGCCCGTTCTCGCGCACCAGCTTCGGGCCTACGCCGACGCGGGCGTGACCGACGTCACGGTCGTCGCGGGGTATCTGGCCGACGAGGTGCGGGCGCTCTGCGAGGGGGTCGCGGACGCGCGCCCGGAACTCGACGTGACCGTCGTCGAGAGCGAGGTGTTCGCCAACACCGACAACATGTACTCGCTGTATCTGGCGCGCGAGGCGGTCGCCGGCGAACCCTTCGTCCTGACCAACGGCGACGTGGTGTTCGACCCGGAACTGCTCGGCGACCTGCTCGACGCCGACGCCGGGAGCGCCGTCGCTACAGACACCGCGACCTACTCCGAGGAGGCGATGAAGGTGACGGTCGGCGACGACGGCCGCGTGACCCACATCGCGAAGGACGTGCCCGAGGAGGCGGCCTACGGCGTCTCGACCGACGCCTACCGCTTCTCCGCGGCGTTCTCGGAGATGCTGTTCGAGGAGATAACGCGGACCGTCGAGCGGGAGGGGAACTACGGCGACTGGACCGAGGCCGCAATCGACCGCCTCGTCAGGGACCGCGACCACGACGTGGCCACCGCGGACGTGTCGGGTCGCCGGTGGGTCGAAATCGACGACTTCGAGGACCTCCGGACCGCCGACCGCCGGTTCGCCTCGCTGTCTCCCCTCGGCGAGAAGGAGGCGGTCTTCTTCGACCTCGACGGCACCGTCTATCTGGACGACGAACTCGTGACCGGGGCCGACGAGGTGGTCGCGTCGCTCCGGGAGGCCGGCGTCGACGTGTACTTCCTGACGAACAACTCCTCGAAGTGGAAGGACGACTACGCCGACAGACTGTCGAACATCGGGGTTCCGGCCGACCCCGAGGACGTGTTGCTCTCGACCGACGGCGTGATTCAGCACCTCCGGCGGACCGACCCCGACGGCGCGTTCGTCCTCGGGACCGAGGCGATGGCCGACGCGCTGGCCGACGCCGGCGTCGACGTGGTCGAGGACCCGGAGTCCGGCGACGACGCGCCAGACGCCGTCGTCGTCGGGTTCGACACAGAACTGACCTACGAGAAGGCCCGGAAGGCGACCCTCGCGGTCCGAGACGGCGCGACGTTCCTACTGGCCCACCCCGACACGGTCTGCCCGACCGCGGAGGGATTCGTCCCGGACTGCGGGGCCATCGGCGCGATGATAGAGACCGCGACCGACCAGACCCCGGCCCGGGTCTTCGGCAAGCCCAACGCCGAGATGGTCGCGCCGGTCCTCGACGCCGAGGGGTACGCGCCCGAGGACGTGGCCGTGGTCGGCGACCGACTGGAGACCGACGTGCGACTCGCCGAGAACGTCGGGTGCGAGTCGGTCTGCGTGCTGTCGGGCGACGCGACCCGCGAGGAGGTCGAGGCCAGCGACCGGTCGCCGACGCTGGTCGCGCCGACCATCGCCGACCTCTCCGAGTTCGTCCGGGGCGACGAGGCCGACACCGACGAGGCGGCGGCCGACCCCGAGCAGTCGGTGGCGTCCACCGACGGAGGGGCCGAACAGTGA
- a CDS encoding biotin--[acetyl-CoA-carboxylase] ligase, which yields MNDTRRAVLDAVADGPISGPDLAERLAISRNAVWKHVEALRDAGFEIASGDDGYALDGVPEYGGPAVEFGLDAPFSVEYHDAVGSTNDRARELAEEGASDAVVLADEQTGSRGRLDREWAAPSGGVWLSAVLRPDLPPARAPALTLAAAVAATDAAREAGVPAEIKWPNDVLVSEASESTSAPNSDGAPAFDDAPDGEAAERVVSERDSEVRGTPSRGGRKLAGILTEMEGEAGRVSWVVVGVGLNANVSVDSLPEGATSVRHEVGDVDRRVFVQRFLERFDELRTDPEATVEAWRDRSATLGRRVRVETPTEEIVGEAVDVAVPGALVVETDDGERVRVHAGDCEHLRPV from the coding sequence ATGAACGACACCCGTCGGGCCGTCCTCGACGCCGTCGCGGACGGGCCGATTTCCGGTCCCGACCTCGCCGAGCGCCTCGCTATCTCGCGCAACGCGGTCTGGAAGCACGTCGAGGCGCTCCGGGACGCGGGCTTCGAAATCGCCAGCGGCGACGACGGCTACGCGCTCGACGGCGTGCCCGAGTACGGCGGTCCCGCGGTCGAGTTCGGTCTCGACGCGCCCTTCTCGGTCGAGTACCACGACGCCGTCGGTAGCACGAACGACCGCGCTCGCGAACTCGCCGAGGAGGGCGCGAGCGACGCGGTCGTGCTGGCCGACGAGCAGACCGGAAGCAGAGGCCGTCTCGACCGCGAGTGGGCCGCGCCCTCCGGTGGCGTCTGGTTGAGCGCGGTCCTCCGACCCGACCTGCCGCCCGCCCGCGCCCCGGCGCTCACGCTGGCGGCCGCGGTGGCCGCGACCGACGCGGCCCGCGAGGCGGGCGTCCCCGCCGAGATAAAGTGGCCCAACGACGTGCTCGTGAGCGAAGCGAGCGAAAGTACGTCAGCCCCGAACTCTGACGGCGCGCCCGCGTTCGACGACGCGCCGGACGGCGAGGCGGCCGAGCGCGTCGTCTCCGAGCGAGACTCGGAGGTTCGCGGAACTCCGTCTCGCGGCGGCCGGAAACTCGCGGGCATCCTGACCGAGATGGAGGGCGAGGCGGGTCGGGTCTCGTGGGTCGTGGTCGGCGTCGGCCTCAACGCCAACGTCTCGGTCGATTCGCTCCCGGAGGGCGCGACGAGCGTCCGCCACGAGGTCGGCGACGTGGACCGCCGCGTCTTCGTCCAGCGCTTCTTGGAACGGTTCGACGAACTCCGGACGGACCCCGAGGCGACGGTCGAAGCGTGGCGCGACCGGTCGGCGACGCTCGGCCGGCGGGTCAGAGTAGAGACCCCGACCGAGGAGATAGTCGGCGAGGCGGTGGACGTGGCGGTCCCGGGTGCGCTCGTGGTGGAGACCGACGACGGCGAGCGAGTCCGGGTCCACGCGGGCGACTGCGAACATCTCCGACCGGTGTGA